The region CGTCTGAAGAAAAACCCAAAATTTATTCAACAGATGATCTCCGCTTCGGTTCAGACATGGATGAGCTGATCTGGGCTGCCTATCGCCAAATTTTTAGCGAGCACCAAATTCTGAAGAGCAATCGTCAGGTTGCCCTTGAGTCTCAGCTTCGGAACGGTCAAATCACAGTTCGTGACTTCATTCGCGGTCTACTGATTTCTGACACCTTCCGTCGTCGCAACTTTGACACCAATAACAACTATCGTTTCGCTGAGCTTTGCGTTCAGCGGGTTCTAGGTCGCGACGTATACAACGAGCGCGAGAAGATTGCATGGTCAATTGTGATTGCCAACAAAGGTCTGCAAGGCTTCATTGACGATCTGCTCGACAGCGATGAGTATCTGACTAATTTTGGATACAACACCGTTCCGTATCAGCGTCGTCGGCTATTGCCCCAGCGTGAGAAGGGTGAAACTCCGTTTAACCTCAAGACGCCTCGCTAC is a window of Synechococcales cyanobacterium T60_A2020_003 DNA encoding:
- a CDS encoding phycobilisome rod-core linker polypeptide is translated as MALPLLSYTPTSQNQRVAGFEVASEEKPKIYSTDDLRFGSDMDELIWAAYRQIFSEHQILKSNRQVALESQLRNGQITVRDFIRGLLISDTFRRRNFDTNNNYRFAELCVQRVLGRDVYNEREKIAWSIVIANKGLQGFIDDLLDSDEYLTNFGYNTVPYQRRRLLPQREKGETPFNLKTPRYGESHRNQLGFPQLIWQNQVRRFTPQEKMVSAGNPAIFLDMARGLSSAKGNPTPRVSAQNISLSSVPYRK